A region from the Algoriphagus machipongonensis genome encodes:
- the fucP gene encoding L-fucose:H+ symporter permease translates to MSNPTQKPALVPKKLILPFILITSLFALWGFANDITNPMVAAFKRVLELNNTQASWVQMAFYGGYFTMALPAAFFIKKYSYKTGILLGLGLYGFGALLFYPAAAWESYGFFLASLYILTFGLAFLETTANPYILSMGPEETATQRLNLAQAFNPMGALAGLFVAKQFILNALQSNETDADGNIIFSSLDESAKAVIRTADLMVIRNPYVMLGLVVIAILVIIALVKMPENKETGKIEFRATMKRLLSKRNFVEGTLAQMFYVGAQIMVWTYIYQYAEVLGISNASAVNYGYAALVVFLIGRWVCTFLFRYFAPARLLMIFSVLAIAFTAGAIFLPGMTGLYSLVGISFAMSLMFPTIYGIALEGLGDDSKFAAAYLVMAIVGGAIMPTLQGMIMDIGGSGYDDTLILGVPEVNFSFILPLFCFVMVLLFSVRVKEIVK, encoded by the coding sequence ATGAGCAATCCAACCCAAAAACCTGCACTAGTACCCAAAAAATTAATTCTACCATTTATTCTCATCACTTCCCTTTTTGCATTATGGGGTTTTGCAAATGACATTACCAATCCCATGGTGGCAGCCTTCAAAAGGGTGTTGGAATTGAATAACACTCAGGCTTCCTGGGTTCAGATGGCTTTTTATGGAGGGTATTTCACCATGGCCTTACCTGCGGCTTTTTTCATTAAAAAGTACTCCTATAAAACTGGAATTCTCCTAGGTCTAGGACTTTATGGTTTTGGAGCCTTGCTATTTTACCCGGCAGCTGCTTGGGAAAGCTATGGATTCTTCCTGGCCTCACTTTATATTTTGACATTCGGCTTAGCCTTTTTAGAAACCACAGCCAACCCCTACATCTTATCCATGGGACCTGAAGAAACAGCTACCCAACGATTGAACTTGGCCCAGGCTTTTAACCCAATGGGAGCATTGGCAGGTCTTTTTGTTGCCAAGCAATTTATTTTGAATGCTTTGCAGTCTAACGAAACGGATGCAGACGGGAATATCATTTTCTCTTCTCTAGATGAGTCAGCTAAAGCTGTGATCCGTACTGCAGATTTGATGGTTATCAGAAACCCTTACGTAATGCTTGGGCTTGTAGTCATAGCCATTTTGGTAATTATTGCGCTGGTCAAAATGCCAGAAAATAAAGAAACTGGGAAGATTGAATTTCGAGCGACCATGAAGCGCTTGCTCTCCAAAAGAAATTTTGTGGAAGGCACACTTGCACAAATGTTTTATGTAGGAGCCCAAATCATGGTTTGGACCTATATCTACCAATACGCTGAGGTGCTGGGCATATCGAATGCATCTGCCGTAAATTATGGATATGCTGCTTTAGTAGTTTTCCTGATTGGTCGATGGGTATGTACTTTCTTATTTAGATACTTTGCTCCTGCTCGTCTATTAATGATCTTTTCAGTTCTAGCGATTGCATTCACTGCAGGAGCTATCTTTTTACCAGGAATGACTGGACTTTATAGCCTTGTAGGGATTTCATTTGCAATGTCCTTGATGTTCCCAACGATTTATGGAATTGCCTTAGAAGGGTTAGGAGATGATTCGAAATTTGCCGCTGCTTATTTGGTGATGGCAATTGTGGGTGGAGCCATTATGCCTACGCTCCAAGGAATGATCATGGATATCGGCGGATCTGGTTATGACGATACGTTAATCCTAGGCGTACCTGAAGTGAACTTCTCATTTATCCTCCCTCTATTCTGTTTTGTGATGGTTTTGTTGTTTAGTGTGAGGGTGAAAGAGATTGTAAAGTAA
- a CDS encoding L-rhamnose mutarotase: protein MICDLKNEEEAIQAYVDCHKAVAPEILESIRVAGVLQMSIYRWQNRLTMILIGDEEFSFEKKAKLDEGNPKVQEWESFLGQYQTNLPGTPANWRWAITEKIFEFKA, encoded by the coding sequence TTGATATGTGACCTGAAAAATGAAGAAGAGGCAATTCAAGCCTATGTGGATTGTCACAAGGCAGTCGCGCCTGAAATATTAGAAAGCATCCGAGTTGCGGGAGTATTACAAATGAGCATTTACCGCTGGCAGAATCGACTGACCATGATTCTAATCGGGGACGAAGAATTTTCTTTTGAGAAAAAAGCAAAGCTTGATGAAGGAAACCCAAAAGTGCAAGAATGGGAATCCTTTTTAGGACAATATCAGACCAATTTACCCGGTACTCCTGCCAATTGGCGCTGGGCTATTACAGAGAAAATCTTTGAATTTAAAGCCTAA
- a CDS encoding alpha/beta hydrolase, translating into MKKTGFLLLFLATMLSAQAQHIILPLWEGTPPLQKEMDLEEEFVQEEIIRIGNVQKPTIEVFLPTKQISTGKAVVIFPGGGYSILAYDKEGTDFAKWLNAQGIAGIVVKYRLPRSQSLTDKKEVPLLDAQRAIRMVRSQAEEWNIDPTQVGVMGFSAGGHLASTISTQYDHEVERPKDAIDQLSARPDFSVLVYPVISFRDASAHSGSRMNLIGENAPQELVDRFSGELNVTEETPPAFLVHAQDDNGVPIENSFLYYKALHEKRIPASLHIYPKGGHGFGFGFGRGPVSNWRNVLLDWMVDLK; encoded by the coding sequence ATGAAAAAAACTGGATTTTTACTTTTGTTTCTCGCAACTATGTTATCAGCACAAGCCCAACATATCATCCTTCCATTATGGGAAGGCACTCCTCCACTTCAAAAAGAAATGGATTTGGAAGAAGAGTTTGTTCAGGAAGAAATTATAAGAATAGGAAATGTTCAAAAGCCTACGATAGAGGTATTTCTTCCTACGAAACAAATTTCCACAGGAAAGGCAGTTGTGATTTTCCCAGGAGGAGGATACTCCATTTTAGCATATGATAAAGAAGGTACTGACTTTGCCAAGTGGCTGAATGCTCAGGGTATTGCTGGGATCGTCGTAAAATATAGATTACCAAGATCTCAATCTTTGACCGATAAAAAAGAAGTTCCCTTACTGGATGCTCAGCGTGCCATCCGAATGGTTAGATCTCAGGCAGAGGAATGGAATATTGACCCAACTCAAGTGGGTGTCATGGGCTTTTCTGCAGGTGGGCATTTGGCATCTACAATAAGTACCCAATATGATCATGAAGTAGAAAGACCTAAGGACGCGATTGACCAATTATCTGCAAGACCTGATTTTTCTGTATTGGTTTATCCTGTGATTTCATTCCGGGATGCTTCAGCTCATAGTGGATCCCGAATGAACTTGATTGGAGAAAATGCTCCACAAGAACTTGTTGACCGCTTTTCAGGAGAACTTAATGTAACCGAAGAAACTCCACCTGCCTTTTTGGTGCATGCCCAAGATGACAATGGCGTCCCTATTGAAAACAGCTTTTTATACTACAAGGCGCTACATGAGAAGAGAATACCCGCTTCACTTCATATTTATCCAAAAGGAGGGCATGGATTTGGTTTTGGATTTGGCAGAGGCCCCGTTTCCAATTGGAGAAATGTGTTGTTAGACTGGATGGTTGATTTGAAGTAA
- a CDS encoding NAD(P)-dependent alcohol dehydrogenase, translated as MKAIVATGYGTPEVFQLQSVTKPEPKANEVLVKVKTSAATKADAMMRTGKPYFARLFIGLTKPKTGIPGTGFAGIVEQVGENVSNFQVGDRVFGETAFGFKANAEFLTVSENGVILPLPENIEFAAASNFCDGHLTSYNFLKEIADVKPGQKVLINGASGALGMSAVQIAKYLGAEVTGVCGDRNAGLIKSLGADKVLDYYKEDFTQSEDRYDIIYDTVGKSSFKACKGILKDKGIYLSPVLQFPLMIQMVITSFFKGKKAKFQATGANKEEKLRFMLSEVLEIYKAGKLKTVIDRQFPLEKLAEAHTYIDSGHKKGNVVIYNA; from the coding sequence ATGAAAGCAATAGTAGCTACAGGATATGGAACCCCTGAGGTTTTCCAATTACAATCAGTTACCAAACCTGAACCAAAAGCGAATGAAGTCCTTGTGAAAGTGAAGACATCTGCTGCAACCAAAGCAGATGCGATGATGCGTACCGGGAAACCATATTTTGCTCGATTGTTCATTGGCTTGACTAAACCGAAAACAGGTATTCCAGGAACTGGATTCGCAGGAATCGTGGAACAAGTCGGAGAGAACGTTTCAAACTTCCAAGTCGGTGATCGAGTCTTTGGTGAAACAGCCTTTGGCTTTAAAGCTAATGCAGAGTTTCTGACTGTTTCTGAGAATGGTGTGATTCTCCCACTTCCAGAAAACATCGAATTTGCAGCGGCTTCTAACTTCTGCGATGGGCACCTTACTTCGTATAACTTCCTAAAAGAAATTGCTGACGTAAAACCTGGACAAAAGGTGCTGATAAATGGCGCATCAGGCGCACTTGGAATGTCAGCTGTACAAATCGCCAAGTATCTAGGAGCTGAAGTAACGGGAGTTTGTGGCGATAGGAATGCAGGACTCATCAAGTCCCTCGGTGCTGACAAGGTCCTCGATTACTACAAAGAAGATTTTACTCAAAGTGAAGACCGTTACGATATCATTTATGATACGGTGGGTAAAAGCTCTTTCAAAGCATGCAAAGGCATCTTAAAAGATAAAGGCATCTATCTATCACCTGTTCTTCAGTTTCCTCTAATGATTCAAATGGTGATAACCTCATTTTTTAAAGGCAAGAAAGCAAAGTTTCAAGCAACTGGCGCTAATAAGGAGGAAAAGCTTCGATTCATGCTATCAGAGGTCCTTGAAATTTATAAGGCAGGAAAGCTCAAGACTGTTATTGACCGTCAATTCCCATTAGAAAAATTGGCAGAAGCACACACCTATATTGATTCAGGACATAAAAAAGGCAATGTCGTCATCTATAATGCCTGA
- a CDS encoding helix-turn-helix domain-containing protein produces the protein MEKQTEKSISIAVLPFKNISNSEENNFFCDGITEEIINAFSRIEQLKVTSRTSSFYFKDHSYSLQEISEKLGVNVILEGSVRVSGNSLRIRAQLIDVIEDTTFWTETWDRKKENLFEIQDEISLIIADKLREHEGHLTISDQLVNFPTQNITAYEHLLKGRYHFYKWNPEDVNIAINEFEKALALDPNLIDALLGSADSYSFMAVAGFAPREESWMKAVEAMQLAKVLDPNHAGLNLMLSHHAFFTEANFSSAMKFIQKAVVARPTYAEAHQFLSFFNTLKGDFNKAKEHILYAKSVDPLNPETRFFQANYLYRTNELDEAIKILNALLEENEKNLPALIVSTYIHIKENRLKEAKALIKKTPNEVFTPDEKLGLNTLVDVLTGNQDTELLKELEEHANDPLAHHAHSYLFIIYANLGRFDEAFAVLEKIFKDKSSILLLGFSDPLSEPIKSDPRYAEYHKRIYPEVSDLHKVKRTQSKSFDNANAKAQVERLQGFIESESPFLNPSLSLRSLAEQTDIHPNQLSWLLNEYLGKNFNEFINQKRVEHFKKLVVDPSNSHISLIGLAYESGFNSKTVFNTAFKKVTGMTPKEYQKSQS, from the coding sequence ATGGAAAAACAAACTGAAAAAAGCATCTCCATAGCTGTTCTTCCATTTAAGAACATCAGCAATAGCGAGGAAAATAATTTTTTCTGTGATGGTATTACTGAAGAAATCATCAATGCATTTTCTAGGATCGAGCAATTGAAAGTCACTTCACGTACTTCCAGTTTCTATTTCAAAGACCATAGCTATTCTCTTCAAGAAATTTCTGAAAAGCTTGGAGTAAATGTGATACTCGAAGGTAGCGTACGCGTTTCGGGAAATTCTTTGCGAATTCGTGCTCAATTGATCGATGTAATAGAAGACACAACTTTTTGGACAGAAACTTGGGACAGAAAGAAGGAAAACCTTTTTGAGATACAAGATGAAATCAGTCTCATCATTGCCGACAAACTTAGAGAGCATGAAGGTCATTTGACAATTTCGGACCAACTTGTAAACTTCCCAACCCAAAACATCACAGCTTATGAACATTTACTGAAAGGTCGGTATCATTTTTATAAGTGGAATCCCGAAGATGTAAATATTGCTATAAATGAATTTGAAAAAGCATTAGCATTAGACCCAAATCTAATTGATGCACTTCTTGGCAGTGCCGATAGTTACAGTTTTATGGCCGTTGCTGGTTTTGCTCCTAGAGAAGAATCCTGGATGAAAGCGGTTGAAGCTATGCAATTAGCAAAAGTACTAGACCCTAATCATGCCGGACTAAATTTGATGTTATCCCATCATGCTTTTTTCACGGAAGCAAATTTTTCATCCGCAATGAAATTCATTCAAAAAGCTGTCGTGGCAAGACCTACCTACGCAGAGGCTCATCAGTTTCTTTCTTTTTTCAATACACTCAAGGGAGATTTCAACAAAGCTAAAGAGCATATTCTCTACGCTAAATCAGTTGACCCGCTCAATCCAGAAACTAGATTTTTTCAAGCTAATTACCTCTACAGAACAAACGAACTTGATGAAGCAATCAAGATATTAAATGCATTGTTGGAAGAAAATGAAAAGAACCTTCCTGCACTTATTGTCAGCACATACATACACATCAAAGAAAATCGATTAAAGGAAGCCAAAGCACTAATAAAAAAAACACCAAATGAAGTTTTTACTCCTGACGAAAAATTGGGTTTAAATACTTTAGTGGATGTCTTGACAGGAAATCAGGATACTGAATTGCTGAAGGAATTGGAAGAACATGCAAATGATCCTTTGGCCCATCATGCACATTCCTATTTATTTATCATTTATGCCAATCTTGGACGTTTTGATGAGGCATTCGCTGTATTAGAGAAGATATTTAAAGACAAATCTTCTATTCTTCTGCTTGGATTCAGTGATCCTCTTTCAGAGCCTATCAAATCCGACCCCAGGTATGCTGAATACCATAAGCGAATTTACCCTGAGGTTAGTGACCTTCATAAAGTCAAAAGGACACAGTCTAAATCTTTTGATAATGCAAACGCTAAAGCTCAGGTGGAAAGACTGCAAGGTTTTATTGAATCGGAAAGCCCATTTTTAAATCCATCGCTAAGCCTTCGGTCTCTGGCCGAACAAACTGATATTCACCCCAACCAATTATCCTGGTTACTCAACGAGTATTTAGGGAAAAATTTTAATGAATTCATCAATCAAAAACGTGTAGAGCATTTTAAGAAATTGGTTGTTGACCCTTCCAATTCTCACATCTCTTTAATTGGATTGGCCTATGAGAGCGGATTCAATTCAAAAACTGTTTTTAACACTGCTTTTAAAAAAGTCACTGGAATGACGCCCAAGGAATACCAGAAAAGTCAATCCTAG
- a CDS encoding GH39 family glycosyl hydrolase, producing the protein MKPLLIKTLLTILVFPFTIIHLRAQEQVEKVNIQVNLDEKIGEMDPIWAWWGYDEPNYTYMKDGKKLLSEIASLSPVPVYVRAHSLLVTGEGTHALKWGSTNAYTEDADGNPVYDWTIVDRIFDTYIERGMKPFAQIGFMPEALSSKPEPYRHHWYPGAPYEEIYTGWAYPPNDYKKYGELVYQWVLHCVERYGKEEVDSWYWEVWNEPNIGYWQGTMEEYFMLYDYAADAVKRALPTAKIGGPETTGPGWDKAAEFLTAFLDHVRDDKSYATGKKDIPLDFISFHAKGSPKLVDDMVQMNIGTQLRDISEGFRIVASYPEFKDLPIIIGESDPEGCAACSVNDYPQNDYRNGTMYASYTAAAFSRKYELADHFGVNLLGAVTWGFEFEDQPWYAGFRDMATNGVDKPVLNVFRMFGMMEGDRVKINQDGLAYDFLEVRDHSVREKQDINAIASKSDRSAAVMVWNYHDNNDLTVPDASVSLQIKGVSGKKVLINHYRVDQEHSNSYTLWKKMGSPQAPSNEQIEALEKAGQLELYTSPFWVESKDGTVEIELTIPAQGISLFKLEWK; encoded by the coding sequence ATGAAACCACTTTTAATAAAAACCCTTCTAACAATCCTCGTATTCCCCTTCACGATCATCCATCTGAGAGCTCAAGAACAAGTTGAAAAAGTAAACATTCAGGTGAATCTAGATGAAAAAATAGGTGAAATGGACCCCATTTGGGCATGGTGGGGTTATGATGAGCCTAATTATACATACATGAAAGATGGTAAAAAGTTGCTGTCAGAAATAGCTTCTCTAAGTCCTGTTCCTGTTTATGTCAGAGCACATAGCTTGTTGGTGACCGGTGAAGGAACCCATGCATTAAAGTGGGGATCAACCAATGCCTACACAGAGGATGCTGATGGTAACCCTGTGTATGACTGGACAATTGTAGACAGGATTTTTGATACTTACATCGAAAGAGGTATGAAACCTTTTGCACAGATTGGGTTTATGCCTGAAGCACTTTCATCCAAACCCGAACCTTACAGGCACCATTGGTATCCGGGAGCACCTTACGAAGAAATTTATACAGGTTGGGCATATCCTCCAAACGACTATAAGAAATATGGAGAACTTGTTTACCAATGGGTCTTACACTGCGTAGAGCGTTATGGCAAAGAAGAGGTTGACAGCTGGTACTGGGAGGTATGGAACGAGCCTAACATAGGTTACTGGCAAGGTACCATGGAAGAGTATTTTATGCTATATGATTATGCCGCCGATGCGGTAAAAAGAGCGCTACCCACAGCCAAAATTGGTGGGCCAGAAACTACAGGTCCGGGATGGGATAAAGCTGCAGAATTCTTAACCGCATTTTTAGATCATGTACGGGATGACAAAAGCTATGCAACTGGTAAAAAAGACATTCCACTGGACTTTATTTCTTTTCATGCCAAAGGCAGCCCCAAGTTGGTAGATGATATGGTTCAAATGAATATTGGAACGCAGTTGCGGGATATAAGTGAGGGCTTTAGAATTGTGGCTTCCTATCCAGAATTCAAAGATCTACCGATTATTATCGGAGAATCTGATCCAGAAGGTTGCGCCGCTTGCTCAGTAAATGATTATCCACAAAATGATTATAGGAATGGGACCATGTATGCCAGTTATACCGCTGCTGCATTTTCTAGAAAGTATGAGTTGGCTGACCATTTTGGAGTGAATTTATTGGGAGCAGTGACTTGGGGATTTGAATTTGAAGATCAACCATGGTACGCTGGGTTTAGAGATATGGCTACCAATGGTGTAGATAAGCCTGTTTTAAACGTCTTTAGGATGTTTGGTATGATGGAAGGTGATCGGGTAAAAATAAATCAGGATGGACTTGCCTATGATTTTCTAGAGGTAAGAGATCATAGTGTTCGTGAAAAGCAAGATATCAACGCAATCGCATCAAAAAGTGATCGAAGTGCTGCTGTGATGGTTTGGAATTATCATGACAACAATGACTTAACTGTTCCGGATGCATCCGTAAGTCTTCAAATTAAAGGCGTGTCTGGAAAAAAAGTATTAATAAATCACTATCGGGTAGATCAGGAACACAGTAACTCCTACACACTTTGGAAGAAAATGGGATCTCCACAAGCCCCTTCTAATGAACAGATTGAAGCACTTGAAAAAGCTGGCCAACTTGAGTTATATACTTCTCCTTTTTGGGTAGAATCAAAGGATGGTACGGTGGAAATTGAGCTGACAATACCAGCTCAGGGCATTTCCCTTTTTAAACTGGAGTGGAAATAG
- a CDS encoding HAD family hydrolase, producing the protein MIKVIAFDADDTLWVNEPFFREAEEEFANLLEAFMPRHSSIKELYRTEIENLGLYGYGIKGFMLSMIQTALRISDHKIPVKLIDRILEIGYDMMEKPVELLPGVEEVLEELKGNFRLVMATKGDLVDQERKLKKSGLDHYFHHIEIMSEKKEADFAKLIRHLDVAPEEFLMMGNSLKSDVLPVLELGGHAIHIPYHITWTHEMIEHEIEHDNFYQAEHISQVIPIIREM; encoded by the coding sequence ATGATCAAAGTAATAGCCTTCGATGCCGACGACACCTTATGGGTTAATGAACCATTTTTCCGAGAAGCTGAAGAGGAATTTGCCAACCTACTTGAGGCGTTTATGCCCAGACATAGCAGCATCAAAGAACTCTATCGTACAGAAATAGAAAATCTAGGCTTGTACGGGTATGGAATAAAAGGCTTTATGCTTTCTATGATACAGACTGCTTTACGGATTTCTGATCATAAAATACCCGTAAAGCTCATCGATCGAATTTTGGAAATTGGCTATGATATGATGGAAAAGCCAGTAGAACTTCTTCCTGGGGTAGAAGAAGTTTTAGAAGAATTAAAAGGAAACTTTCGTCTTGTAATGGCTACCAAAGGCGATTTGGTGGACCAAGAGAGAAAATTGAAAAAATCTGGTCTCGATCATTATTTCCACCATATCGAAATTATGAGCGAAAAGAAAGAAGCGGATTTTGCAAAGCTGATTCGCCATCTTGATGTGGCTCCGGAAGAATTTCTGATGATGGGTAATAGCCTTAAATCAGACGTACTCCCTGTACTCGAACTTGGAGGTCACGCCATTCACATTCCCTATCATATTACCTGGACTCATGAAATGATAGAGCATGAAATCGAACATGATAATTTTTATCAGGCAGAGCATATTTCTCAAGTCATCCCAATCATTCGTGAAATGTAA
- a CDS encoding ABC transporter ATP-binding protein codes for MAQTAARKITIGQVFKTIIWPRRRHLFLGLFLIIISRLASLVLPGASKYLVDDVIPSNDLNMLKWLIIAVVAAIVVQSVTSYALTQILSVEAQNLIAKLRSQVQSHIIKLPIRFFDNTKTGELVSRIMTDVEGVRNLVGTGFAQMIGGIITAIISLFLLISISPKMTLFVLLPVVVFGLVSLKAFGKIRPIFRERGKINAQVTGRLTETLGGIRVIKGFNAEQQEIVTFGKGVDELFQNVKSSLTATSFVTSAGTLLLGLASAGIMGLGGYMIMQEQLTFGDFLAFTLYLGFMIAPIVQMSNIGSQLTEAFAGLDRTEEIMNTPLEADDQKRTETLDKLKGNIIFDKVSFAYEEGKEVVKQVSFEAPAGSVTALVGTSGSGKTTIAGLAATFLNPDAGMITVDGVDIQSVTLESFRSQLGVVLQDDFLFEGTIRENILFPRPDASEDQLQQAVHAAHVQEFTDRFEEGLDTLIGERGVKLSGGQRQRIAIARAILADPRILILDEATSNLDTESETLIQASLKDLMKGRTTFVIAHRLSTIRQADQILVIEQGKIVEKGKHEDLIALEGRYYQLYTYQARI; via the coding sequence ATGGCTCAAACAGCAGCGCGTAAAATCACGATAGGTCAGGTTTTTAAAACCATTATTTGGCCAAGAAGAAGGCATCTTTTTTTAGGCTTATTTTTGATTATCATCAGTAGATTGGCAAGTCTGGTTTTGCCGGGAGCCAGTAAATACCTGGTGGATGATGTGATACCGAGCAATGATTTAAATATGCTCAAATGGCTTATAATTGCCGTAGTAGCGGCTATTGTTGTGCAGTCGGTCACTTCTTACGCCTTGACACAAATCTTGAGTGTAGAGGCTCAAAACCTCATCGCAAAACTGAGATCACAGGTTCAATCTCATATCATCAAACTTCCCATTCGCTTTTTTGATAATACCAAAACCGGTGAGCTGGTTTCCCGAATTATGACAGATGTGGAAGGTGTTAGAAACCTAGTTGGGACAGGCTTTGCACAAATGATAGGAGGGATTATTACTGCCATTATTTCTCTTTTCTTATTGATTAGTATTTCTCCAAAAATGACCCTATTTGTTCTCCTCCCAGTGGTTGTTTTTGGACTTGTTTCCTTAAAAGCTTTTGGTAAAATCAGGCCTATTTTTAGGGAAAGGGGTAAAATCAATGCACAAGTCACAGGTAGGTTGACCGAGACTTTAGGAGGTATTCGTGTAATCAAGGGGTTTAATGCCGAGCAACAAGAGATAGTGACCTTTGGGAAAGGGGTTGATGAGCTATTTCAGAACGTGAAATCCAGTTTGACAGCTACTAGTTTTGTGACTTCAGCAGGTACTTTATTATTGGGATTGGCATCTGCTGGAATCATGGGCTTGGGTGGCTACATGATCATGCAGGAGCAATTAACTTTTGGTGATTTTTTAGCTTTTACCTTATACTTGGGATTTATGATCGCTCCAATTGTGCAAATGTCAAATATTGGGAGCCAATTGACCGAGGCATTTGCTGGTTTGGATAGAACAGAGGAGATTATGAATACTCCGCTTGAAGCTGATGATCAAAAACGAACAGAGACGCTTGATAAATTGAAGGGAAACATCATTTTTGATAAGGTGTCCTTTGCCTACGAGGAAGGAAAAGAAGTGGTCAAACAGGTGAGTTTTGAAGCCCCAGCTGGATCAGTAACTGCTCTAGTAGGAACTTCAGGTTCGGGAAAAACCACCATTGCCGGCCTAGCAGCAACTTTTTTAAATCCGGATGCAGGAATGATCACAGTGGATGGGGTTGATATTCAGTCTGTAACTTTAGAGTCTTTTCGTTCCCAGTTGGGAGTGGTGCTTCAAGATGATTTTTTGTTTGAAGGGACGATTCGGGAAAATATTCTTTTCCCAAGACCTGATGCCTCAGAGGATCAACTTCAGCAAGCTGTTCATGCTGCACACGTTCAGGAATTCACAGATCGATTTGAGGAGGGTTTAGATACTTTGATAGGGGAAAGAGGAGTTAAGCTTTCCGGTGGTCAAAGGCAAAGAATAGCGATTGCAAGGGCGATTTTGGCAGATCCTAGAATTTTGATTTTGGATGAAGCTACTTCCAATTTGGATACGGAGTCAGAAACTTTGATTCAGGCTAGTTTAAAAGATCTGATGAAAGGGAGAACTACTTTTGTGATTGCACATAGGTTGAGCACAATTCGTCAGGCAGATCAAATTTTAGTGATCGAACAAGGCAAAATTGTGGAGAAAGGTAAACACGAGGATTTGATTGCTTTAGAGGGAAGGTACTACCAATTGTATACCTATCAGGCGAGAATTTAA
- a CDS encoding DUF4386 domain-containing protein, producing MEKRFYKLTGLLYLIVIICAGFSQGYIRGTIIIPGNALATATNILQNESLFRLGLSLDLIAFIIDAVISVLLYQMFKPFGKNLAMVSAALRLIAHPAIGSLNLLNHYMANLVLGGESFLSTFDQAQLESLSLLFMNAHQYGYLIAGGFFGLHLLLLSVLIYKSDTIPNIFGSFLLGSAIGYLLETFGNFNMPGYEDYTALIVGFAAALGEVSFTFYLLFKSKKQ from the coding sequence ATGGAAAAGAGATTTTATAAACTTACTGGACTTCTATACTTAATTGTGATTATCTGTGCAGGTTTCAGTCAGGGATATATTCGCGGAACCATAATTATTCCAGGTAATGCTTTAGCTACCGCTACAAATATTTTGCAAAATGAAAGTTTGTTTCGATTAGGGTTGTCATTGGATTTGATAGCATTCATCATTGATGCTGTCATATCGGTTCTTCTTTATCAAATGTTTAAACCGTTTGGAAAAAACTTAGCGATGGTATCTGCTGCCTTGAGATTGATCGCTCATCCAGCTATAGGAAGCCTGAATTTGTTAAATCACTATATGGCAAATCTGGTCTTGGGTGGAGAATCTTTCCTTTCAACATTTGATCAAGCTCAGCTAGAATCACTGAGCCTACTATTTATGAATGCACACCAATATGGATATCTCATTGCAGGAGGTTTCTTTGGCTTACACCTACTACTACTTAGCGTTTTGATTTATAAATCAGATACCATCCCGAATATTTTCGGAAGCTTTCTTCTAGGATCAGCGATAGGTTACCTACTCGAAACATTCGGTAATTTCAATATGCCTGGATATGAAGATTATACTGCATTAATCGTAGGGTTTGCTGCAGCTTTAGGAGAAGTCTCATTTACCTTCTACTTGTTGTTCAAGAGTAAGAAACAATAA